Proteins from a single region of Spodoptera frugiperda isolate SF20-4 chromosome 8, AGI-APGP_CSIRO_Sfru_2.0, whole genome shotgun sequence:
- the LOC118275727 gene encoding uncharacterized protein LOC118275727, translated as MRYFYLTILILSIGTVQAGLFLNLKDDVLAIWEERHAQSKTTGVTKEKRTFRRYLFKTSNNTKLHKNNDIGRARNKRDKENLTDVETTKDKHNNLDAAMAPVFRTEIDNQIELSPKDNKISHNKTVILKTRALKKYTKHTASKDSPHRLAVTMGTTPFSNNSKMYAAKAKFKTRKDKNLTNVLKKEKHSKFNFTKHHFEISSGRNKSNTLKKKGVTKVFSKVTRKLKQDTNSTLTKNENKIKSEGIFREDFKDIHVSKFHNISLEHNNTALMKGRLLEKFMDAKRHNVTQKHKNRDNTLEFRGHTSENESESLSFSSNMDKITWMEEFNDHWMQKKFEALNSTLPRGDVANMVAARPWGVPCGDPGRFDMPLGSCTLPGECDPEFRIYRGDHTCGRTSFVCCALIMTNYDFYQALDISLAGSSASTDSTEKKERNAAVVAHKKRKLERYKLKKQRRRRKRLIKKNIKSIIVAFKKILNFAYRNKTSESKKRSQKLLKLIKHMKKEFTKDRTALIKIHQYDMLKMDDQLEAKLNQLRPLHTDFMTNDTFRKIVMNEKIDKEKLKQFLRLQPMKAFMNFLIGKANENTKLAPIKRANKRKSKKRDLRKRRFQKRNSRKRISKKRINTHDKRRSGIDLNLALDEGEQDLVNVKPPNVDYDIEYGVLYY; from the exons ATgcggtatttttatttaacgataCTGATTCTATCAATTGGTACTGTTCAAGCTGGTTTGTTTCTGAACTTGAAAGACGATGTTTTAGCAATTTGGGAGGAGCGTCATGCACAAAGTAAAACAACAGGTGTCACAAAAGAGAAAAGAACATTtagaagatatttatttaaaacttcaaataaCACGAAATTACACAAGAATAATGATATTGGTCGCGCAAGGAACAAAAGGGACAAAGAAAATTTAACTGATGTTGAAACTACAAAGGATAAGCACAATAATCTTGATGCAGCAATGGCACCAGTTTTCAGAACAGAAATAGATAACCAGATTGAGCTCTCACCGAAAGACAACAAAATATCTCACAATAAAACTGTTATCCTAAAAACTAGAGCATTAAAGAAGTACACTAAACATACTGCATCTAAGGACAGCCCTCACAGACTAGCTGTCACAATGGGGACAACTCCATTTTCAAATAACTCAAAAATGTATGCAGCTAAAGCTAAATTTAAAACTAGGAAAGATAAAAATCTGACAAATGTTTTGAAAAAGGAAAAACATTCTAAATTTAATTTCACCAAACATCATTTTGAAATCTCATCAGGTCGGAACAAGTCAAACACCCTGAAAAAGAAAGGAGTCACGAAGGTATTTTCTAAGGTTACTCGCAAACTTAAGCAAGATACTAATAGCACTTTaactaaaaatgaaaataagatTAAATCAGAAGGCATCTTTAGAGAAGATTTTAAAGACATTCATGTATCAAAGTTCCATAATATATCTTTAGAACACAATAACACAGCTTTGATGAAAGGTAGACTACTCGAAAAATTCATGGACGCCAAGAGACATAATGTGACACAAAAGCATAAAAATCGGGACAATACTCTAGAATTTAGGGGACACACAAGTGAAAATGAAAGTGAGTCATTATCATTCAGTTCAAATATGGATAAAATAACGTGGATGGAAGAGTTCAATGACCATTGGATGCAAAAGAAATTTGAAGCTCTCAACTCGACGCTGCCTCGAGGTGACGTTGCCAACATGGTTGCCGcta GACCATGGGGAGTTCCTTGCGGAGATCCTGGTAGGTTTGACATGCCGTTGGGCTCCTGTACGCTACCAGGTGAATGTGATCCAGAATTCCGTATATATCGTGGTGACCATACTTGTGGCAGAACTTCATTCGTTTGTTGCGCCTTAATAATGACCAATTACGACTTCTACCAAGCATTAGACATATCTTTGGCAGGTAGTAGTGCCTCTACAGATTCAACTGAAAAAAAAGAACGAAACGCAGCGGTGGTAGCTCATAAAAAGCGCAAATTGGAAAGATACAAACTGAAAAAACAAAGACGAAGAAggaaaagattaattaaaaagaatatcaAGTCTATAATAGTAGCATTTAAGAAAATACTTAACTTTGCTTATAGGAACAAGACATCTGAGAGCAAAAAAAGGTCTCAGAAATTGTTGAAACTTATAAAGCACATGAAAAAAGAATTCACGAAGGACCGTACAGCTCTTATAAAAATCCACCAATACGACATGTTGAAGATGGATGACCAGCTGGAAGCAAAACTGAACCAACTGAGACCTTTGCATACGGATTTTATGACAAACGATACTTTTAGAAAGATtgttatgaatgaaaaaatCGATAAAGAAAAGCTGAAGCAGTTTTTACGATTACAACCGATGAAAGCTTTTATGAATTTTTTAATAGGTAAAGCTAATGAAAACACAAAGCTTGCGCCAATAAAACGGGCCAATAAAAGAAAGTCTAAAAAGCGTGACTTGAGAAAAAGAAGATTTCAAAAACGAAATTCTAGAAAGCGGATTTCCAAAAAACGAATTAATACTCATGACAAAAGAAGAAGTGGTATAGATTTGAACTTAGCGCTGGATGAAGGAGAGCAAGACCTGGTAAATGTTAAGCCTCCAAATGTTGATTATGATATCGAATATGGTGTactttattactaa
- the LOC118275581 gene encoding uncharacterized protein LOC118275581, whose amino-acid sequence MRYFYLTILVFFFGAIQASNFLNLKEIRSILKKSLNSNVDPKRTVLAQGSMKRIQDRMEDDAEDRKLAQNKAKVLKKVRNHKTDKNLDSDLFSQKLTESADKRIGREYFLMDPVLNELRRRGKLTDFRKKGSDTDESGSSSLGIPDWKQEWNELWLQKKFEALNSSIIRGDVVNMAAARPWGRYCGDPNQHDAPWGTCMLPAECEPEYRIYRGDIHCGNTMYICCAIVGTKYDLYNGLDISFEDSEFGTDTNELIHQNEDASKKDRSKDRNKRKRDREKRKKKILRKIRKIVKEIRKILGNAYKNATSERKKRTKQLKKFIESMKKQYKKDRQAVAKVHDTDMIKIDDNLKAKLDHIKGLNENFMTNETFRNIIVNGSLSKRKLKRLLRSYPDLAKYMKQKRRSSLKNKRRSGIDLTIGVDPGDRVHRSAKLKPDKPDYDVEYGMLYY is encoded by the exons ATgcggtatttttatttaacgatttTGGTTTTCTTCTTCGGCGCTATTCAGGCATCGAACTTTTTGAATCTTAAAGAAATTAGATCGATCTTAAAGAAAAGCCTGAACAGTAATGTTGATCCGAAGCGAACAGTGCTGGCTCAAGGCTCAATGAAGAGGATTCAAGATAGAATGGAAGACGATGCAGAAGACAGAAAATTAGCTCAAAATAAAGCTAAGGTCTTGAAAAAAGTACGAAATCACAAGACAGACAAGAACCTTGATAGTGATCTATTTTCTCAAAAGTTAACAGAAAGTGCCGATAAAAGAATCGGCAGAGAATACTTTCTCATGGATCCTGTTTTAAACGAGCTACGAAGACGTGGCAAATTAACTGACTTTAGAAAAAAAGGTTCCGATACCGATGAGAGTGGTAGTTCGTCATTGGGCATACCCGATTGGAAGCAAGAATGGAATGAACTTTGGCTCCAGAAAAAATTTGAAGCTCTGAATTCTTCTATAATTAGGGGTGACGTGGTAAATATGGCGGCTGCTA GACCGTGGGGAAGGTATTGCGGAGATCCTAATCAACATGACGCACCATGGGGTACTTGCATGTTACCTGCTGAATGCGAACCAGAGTACCGAATATATCGCGGTGATATCCACTGTGGTAACACTATGTACATTTGTTGCGCTATCGTAGGTACAAAGTATGACCTGTATAATGGATTAGATATATCTTTTGAAGATTCAGAGTTTGGTACTGATACCAACGAGTTGATTCATCAAAATGAAGACGCAAGCAAGAAAGATCGTAGCAAGGACAGAAATAAACGGAAGAGAGACAGAGAAAAGaggaaaaagaaaattttgagGAAAATTCGGAAAATTGTAAAAGAAATCCGAAAGATATTGGGTAATGCGTACAAAAATGCAACTAGTGAACGGAAGAAGAGAACGAAACAATTGAAGAAGTTCATCGAAAGTATGAAGAAGCAGTACAAGAAGGATCGCCAGGCTGTGGCGAAAGTCCACGATACTGATATGATAAAAATAGATGACAATTTGAAAGCTAAATTGGATCACATAAAGGGTCTTAATGAAAACTTTATGACGAACGAAACGtttagaaatattattgttaatggATCGTTGAGTAAAAGAAAGCTGAAGCGACTCCTGCGAAGTTATCCAGATTTGGCTAAATACATGAAACAAAAACGTAGAAGCTCACTCAAGAATAAACGGAGAAGTGGTATTGATTTGACTATAGGAGTAGATCCAGGAGATAGAGTTCATCGATCTGCGAAGCTGAAACCTGATAAACCCGATTATGACGTCGAGTACGGCATGCTTtattattga